From a region of the Ovis aries strain OAR_USU_Benz2616 breed Rambouillet chromosome 2, ARS-UI_Ramb_v3.0, whole genome shotgun sequence genome:
- the CRYGB gene encoding gamma-crystallin B — MGKITFYEDRGFQGHCYECSSDCPNLQPYFSRCNSIRVDSGCWMLYERPNFQGHQYFLRRGDYPDYQQWMGLSDSIRSCRLIPQHTGTFRMRIYERDDFRGQMSEITDDCPSLQDRFHLNEVHSLNVLEGSWVLYEMPSYRGRQYLLRPGEYRRYLDWGAMNAKVGSLRRVMDFY, encoded by the exons ATGGGAAAG ATCACTTTCTACGAGGACCGGGGCTTCCAGGGCCACTGCTACGAGTGCAGCAGCGACTGCCCCAACCTGCAGCCCTACTTCAGCCGCTGCAACTCCATCCGCGTGGACAGCGGCTGCTGGATGCTGTATGAGCGCCCCAACTTCCAGGGCCACCAGTACTTCCTGCGGCGCGGCGACTACCCCGACTACCAGCAGTGGATGGGCCTCAGCGACTCCATCCGCTCCTGCCGCCTCATCCCGCAA CACACCGGCACTTTCAGAATGAGAATCTACGAGCGAGATGACTTCAGAGGACAGATGTCAGAGATCACAGATGACTGTCCCTCTCTTCAAGACCGCTTCCACCTCAATGAGGTTCACTCCCTCAACGTGCTGGAGGGTTCCTGGGTCCTCTATGAGATGCCAAGCTACAGGGGAAGGCAGTACCTGCTGAGGCCAGGGGAGTACAGGAGATATCTCGACTGGGGGGCAATGAATGCCAAAGTTGGTTCTTTAAGACGGGTGATGgatttttattga
- the LOC101120055 gene encoding gamma-crystallin A, with protein sequence MGKITFYEDRGFQGRRYECSSDHSNLQPYISRCNSIRVDSGCWMLYERPNFQGPQYFLRRGDYPDYQQWMGLSDSIRSCRAIPYTSSHRIRLYERDDYGGLVSELTEDCSCILDRFRLSELHSLHVLEGCWVLYEMPNYRGRQYLLRPGDYRRYHDWGAMDARVGSLRRAIDLF encoded by the exons ATGGGGAAG ATCACCTTCTACGAGGACCGGGGCTTCCAGGGCCGCCGCTACGAGTGCAGCAGCGACCACTCCAACCTGCAGCCCTACATCAGCCGCTGCAACTCCATCCGCGTGGACAGCGGCTGCTGGATGCTGTATGAGCGCCCCAACTTCCAGGGCCCCCAGTACTTCCTGCGGCGCGGCGACTACCCCGACTACCAGCAGTGGATGGGCCTCAGCGACTCCATCCGCTCCTGCCGCGCTATTCCTTAC ACCAGCTCTCACAGGATAAGGCTGTACGAGAGAGATGACTACGGAGGCCTGGTGTCCGAGCTCACGGAAGACTGCTCCTGCATCCTCGACCGCTTCCGGCTCAGTGAGCTCCACTCCCTCCACGTGCTGGAGGGCTGCTGGGTCCTCTACGAGATGCCCAACTACCGGGGGCGGCAGTACCTGCTGCGGCCGGGGGATTACAGGCGCTACCACGACTGGGGGGCCATGGATGCCCGAGTGGGCTCTCTGAGACGGGCCATCGATTTGTTCTAG
- the C2H2orf80 gene encoding uncharacterized protein C2orf80 homolog isoform X2 yields the protein MERRLLKKEMKKLLGDYIGIRLRENEFDPKGRRQLTFLDDMAHYDLAINVALQWLDHSEDLTWLEWEKVKMSFRGRPVYPNHREREAMILSSYAGILMNSIPIEEVFKIYGAGSSCSSGAAKVPQAPPFHLSLHPFAMLTAPKAAEYARKQSVKLRRAAMNKNATSSSTRKANAMEWKSSKNLSLDTQPKDKVT from the exons ATGGAAAGAAGgctcctaaagaaggaaatgaaaaagctcCT GGGAGATTACATTGGCATCAGACTTCGGGAAAATGAATTTGACCCAAAAGGAAGAAGGCAACTCACCTTTCTAGATGATATG GCACACTATGACTTGGCCATCAATGTTGCTTTGCAATGGCTGGATCACTCAGAAGACTTAACTTGGCTGGAGTGGGAGAAAGT GAAAATGTCATTTCGGGGTAGACCCGTATATCCAAACCACAGGGAACGAGAAGCAATGATTTTATCATCTTATGCTGGAATCTTAATG AACAGTATCCCGATTGAGGAAGTCTTTAAAATTTATGGGGCTGGCTCTTCTTGCAGTTCTGGTGCTGCCAAG GTTCCCCAAGCTCCACCCTTCCACCTCTCCTTGCACCCTTTTGCCATGTTAACAGCACCCAAAGCCGCAGAATATGCCCGCAAACAGA GTGTCAAGCTAAGAAGGGCAGCAATGAACAAAAATGCCACCAGCAGTTCCACAAGGAAAGCAAATGCCATGGAATGGAAATCATCAAAAAATTTATCTTTGGACACACAGCCAAAGGACAAA GTCACTTAG